AATCGCTGCAGTAGTTGTGATTATTCTTCTGCTTATCGCTATGGGAATTGTATTCTAAATTGAATGGGAGGTAATGATAATGTACGGATACGGTGGATACGGTGGATACGGGGCATGTTGTCGTCCCCCAATTGCACCAGTTGCTCCAGTTGCTGCTTTTCCTGCAGTTGGTGCTGGGCTAGGTGTAGGGATTATCGCGATTGCAATTCTGATTCTTATTGCTTTAGGCGTAATTTTCTAAAAAATACTTGTCTATCATCTTTATTGGTGATAGCCAGTTCTTTATGATACCTCTTTATGGAAAGGAGTTGATCATATGTTTCTTATTCCCCTTCTTCTCTTAGGGACTGCAATAGCTAGACCTCGATATTACCCATCCGCATATCCCTATGCCTATGCAGCATATCCTTACGGATGGTATTAGTATTTGACTATATAGTTGAATAAACTAGTCGTTACTAAAAATATCTTCTAAGATTAAACTAAGTAAGGAGAGCTTAACGCTCTCCCTTTTACATGTTTGTTTTCCTCGCCTTCAACTTAATCAACCCACCCAGCAAATCACCCAACCCGCACCAGTTCTTCTTTACCAAGCCCGGTACTCTGATCAGGCGACTGGATACGTGATTTGGCACCTATGATACTTCTGAAAATCAAATGACTCTAGATTTAAATTCTGCGGGAGTGATTTGTAATTTGGCCAAGTATAGTATAAGGAATACAAGGCTTATAACTGTTAGAATGGTCGGAATGAGCAGCATATCATAACTGCCTTGTATGATACCAGAAAATCTCCCGTACCATTCACCAAATCCCCATGACAGACAAACTGTGAATACTTTCATTAAAACGACCCCTGCTAGTATATTCCCGAAAGGCTTGCTCCTGATTAGCATCGTAGCTGTTATCGCAATGGCTGGGAAAACGATTCCAAGATCTAGAACATAAACTCCATAAGTGTCCTGCGGGATGTGTCTTGCAATATCAGGTATGATTCTGATCAGCCATACTAGCCCAAGCATTATGACTATACAATATAGGAAAATACTTGTACAAATGCGCAATGTTCTTGGAAACGAAGCAATAACTACAAGCCCCGGCGTGAAACTCAGAAGTCCGAAAATAATACTATATATTGATAGACTGAAAATTGCGAGATAAATTAGATAGATGGTAGTATACTGACCCTGCATTGAATAAAGCCCGTATCCATAAAAAAAATTGCCAGTTAGCCCAAGGATAGTAATAAAAGTCTTAATACCGTTACGTTTCAGGTACAATAAGGATAAGAATGTAAGCAGCAAAGCAAGAGGAATAAAAATAATATCCTGACTGACTGAACCTGCTAGTAAAAACTTAGTTATTGTCCCAGTTGATAGTACATCTTCATAAATGCTCTTGTCTAGTATACCTGCCAGACTTGCATACAGGACCAAGAATGAGAGGACGAGAGTCATGCATGCAGTCATCCTGCTTCTATTTATATTGAGTAATTCTTTGATCTCCATATATATCCCCCTAATCACTAAACAAATTCACCGCTCCTACTATGTTCTTCATGAGTTGCCCGATTCCTTCGTAGAATTATATGATGATAAAAAAGACGCTTATTCAGCGTCTACCGACTAGGGTTTAATAACTCAAATTCTACAGATTCAACCCACCCAGCAAATCACCCAACCCGCACCAGTTTGAGTGATGAATGCTTGTAAAAACATTTTACCCAATCCAGCAATTTTGACGGGAGTTAAAAAGTTACAGTTCTTTTTACTTGAATAATTCATCTGTTAGGACAACCTCAGCATAATTTTTAATTAGAAAGTTTGTATCGTAAGCAATATCACCAAATATTGGAGATAGGTATTCTTTAAAGCATAGGAGTAAAGGGATAGTTACTTGTCGCATTTGAGGGTGAGCTGTAAAAGCACACCTAAGTTTAAAAAAATGTCTCCATTCACGAAAGTTAAATGTAACTACTATTTTAGTTTTAAGTGAGTTAGGCAACACTGACCGGGCTTCTTGCAGCAATTTAGCCTTTGTATCGATTTCACAGACTTTAATTGTATATCTCAAATATTTAATGTTTTTGCTCGCATTTGCCTAATTACCCTTAAAATTGGATACACCTTCCCCTACCCCACAATTTCAGGTTATTATTCAATT
This is a stretch of genomic DNA from Desulfosporosinus sp. Sb-LF. It encodes these proteins:
- a CDS encoding FAD-dependent thymidylate synthase is translated as MRYTIKVCEIDTKAKLLQEARSVLPNSLKTKIVVTFNFREWRHFFKLRCAFTAHPQMRQVTIPLLLCFKEYLSPIFGDIAYDTNFLIKNYAEVVLTDELFK